A region from the Streptosporangium sp. NBC_01756 genome encodes:
- the serA gene encoding phosphoglycerate dehydrogenase — protein MNKPVVLVAEELSEAGLAVLGADFEVRHTDGADRAQFLPALADVDALIVRSATQVDAEAIAAAPKLRVVARAGVGLDNVDVEAATKAGVMVVNAPTSNITSAAEHTVALILASARNVAQAHAALKDGEWKRSKYTGVELDEKVVAILGLGKIGQLVAQRLQPFGVELIAYDPYLQPARAAQMGVRLVSLEEALREADFITVHLPKSKETIGLIGDKELHTVKPSVRLINVARGGIIDENALYSAIKEGRVAGAGIDVFPKEPVTDSPLFELDQVVVTPHLGASTHEAQEKAGTQVARSVKLALAGEFVPDAVNVQGGVVAEDVKPGLPLAEKLGRVFTALAGEVATRLDVEVRGEIASQDVRVLELAALKGIFTDVVEDSVTYVNAPLLAKDRGVTVELITSSDSPDWRNVVTVRGVLADGRTVSVSGTLSGPRQITKIVEVNGYQMEIEPTDHLSFFSYTDRPGVVGVVGRILGDHSINIASMQVARDTKGGKALIALTVDTGIPADVIDQIGAEIGADSGRSVDLAE, from the coding sequence GTGAACAAGCCCGTCGTACTGGTCGCAGAGGAACTCTCGGAAGCCGGTCTCGCGGTCCTGGGCGCGGACTTCGAAGTCCGCCACACCGATGGCGCCGACCGCGCCCAGTTCCTGCCCGCTCTCGCCGACGTGGACGCGCTCATCGTGCGCAGCGCCACGCAGGTGGACGCCGAGGCCATCGCCGCCGCGCCGAAGCTCCGGGTCGTCGCCCGCGCCGGCGTCGGTCTGGACAACGTGGACGTGGAGGCCGCCACCAAAGCCGGCGTCATGGTCGTCAACGCGCCCACCTCCAACATCACCAGCGCCGCCGAGCACACCGTCGCGCTGATTCTCGCCTCGGCCCGCAACGTCGCCCAGGCGCACGCCGCCCTCAAGGACGGCGAGTGGAAGCGCTCGAAGTACACCGGCGTCGAGCTCGACGAGAAGGTCGTCGCCATCCTCGGCCTCGGCAAGATCGGGCAGCTGGTCGCCCAGCGCCTGCAGCCGTTCGGCGTCGAGCTGATCGCCTACGACCCCTACCTGCAGCCGGCCCGCGCCGCGCAGATGGGCGTCCGCCTGGTGTCGCTGGAGGAGGCCCTGCGCGAGGCCGACTTCATCACCGTGCACCTGCCCAAGTCCAAGGAGACCATCGGGCTCATCGGTGACAAGGAGCTCCACACGGTCAAGCCGTCGGTGCGCCTGATCAACGTCGCCCGCGGCGGCATCATCGACGAGAACGCCCTCTACTCCGCGATCAAGGAAGGCCGCGTCGCCGGCGCCGGCATCGACGTCTTCCCCAAGGAGCCCGTCACCGACAGCCCGCTGTTCGAGCTGGACCAGGTCGTCGTCACCCCGCACCTGGGCGCCTCCACCCATGAGGCCCAGGAGAAGGCCGGCACCCAGGTCGCGCGCAGCGTGAAGCTCGCCCTGGCCGGCGAGTTCGTGCCGGACGCGGTCAACGTCCAGGGCGGCGTCGTCGCCGAGGACGTCAAGCCGGGCCTGCCGCTGGCCGAGAAGCTCGGCCGGGTCTTCACCGCCCTGGCCGGCGAGGTCGCCACCAGGCTCGACGTCGAGGTCCGCGGCGAGATCGCCTCCCAGGACGTCCGCGTGCTGGAGCTGGCCGCGCTCAAGGGTATCTTCACCGATGTGGTCGAGGACTCCGTCACCTACGTCAACGCCCCGCTCCTGGCCAAGGACCGCGGCGTGACCGTCGAGCTGATCACCAGCTCGGACAGCCCCGACTGGCGCAACGTCGTGACGGTCCGCGGCGTCCTCGCCGACGGCCGTACGGTCTCGGTCTCCGGCACCCTGTCGGGCCCGCGCCAGATCACGAAGATCGTTGAGGTCAACGGCTACCAGATGGAGATCGAGCCGACCGACCACCTGTCGTTCTTCTCCTACACCGACCGTCCCGGCGTCGTCGGCGTCGTCGGCCGCATCCTGGGCGACCACAGCATCAACATCGCCTCGATGCAGGTGGCCCGGGACACGAAGGGCGGCAAGGCCCTCATCGCGCTGACCGTCGACACCGGCATCCCGGCCGACGTGATCGACCAGATCGGTGCCGAGATCGGCGCCGACAGCGGACGCTCGGTCGACCTGGCCGAATAG
- a CDS encoding FtsX-like permease family protein: protein MNALLAALRISRRGIGQARARSALIMVMIGLPVLLLTVGVTWQATGDVTTREGLDWNIGAADAHVRDGASNKPVKQSADGSIRIDARGRGVQYRNLTEQEVLTLFGPGSRVVPSRLAWTGYQGAKGYREHDFREIDLRDPITKGMYKLLSGRLPRAAGEVAASPGAELREGSTVTVSGTGAAVTVVGVVEPQREPGRPEIVALPGTVFDGSRKVSTNWLIDTPAPVSWQQVREMNRHGVAVFSREVVDAPPSGNGPEDPVPQRAVDGSDITTVALGAIIIGLEVVLLAGPAFAVGIRRRRRELALIAAQGGSPRHLRGVVLADGLTLGFAASLLGAAGGIGIGAAVTPLALHGPFEAPIGRIAIVVLLGVVSALLAAVVPAVQASRTDVAEVLAGRRGQARERRGLPVLGLVLLSGAIAIIVIGPVLSRRGMGFGLYQVSLLAGAVLGQLGLVLLTPWLVGAAARLATRLPLPFRMAARDAARNRGRTAPAVAAVLAATAVFAGVAVVISSQSAQMGTRYEPQYLMGSTVVTSNGSNPAIWREIKRATASALPGVSLIEAGELAKPGFSHVNIVVQPGCTRDCPTPFMRFREPLVGGADLARYFLRGPDPVAEAALAAGKAVVFDPRVLRDGMLVFTAELQKRTSHSVPAVVRRPQGEPLVSAILPVSLAAQLGLTVGYDTLIVDPAAPRVTPEQEARLDAAVRTLSRSAYVRTERGFQDGSAAMLLALALGAAVLVLGGTFAATGLAAAEGRPDRATLAAVGATGLVQRLLVAGQAAFVSGLGVAGGMLIGLVFGVVGYLSKFSGGWVEGEWVNSGPVGLFASEVDVPWLALASVLVGLPLLAALMAALCVRTKVLLTRRHT from the coding sequence ATGAACGCTCTCCTCGCCGCGCTTCGGATCTCTCGCCGGGGGATCGGGCAGGCCAGAGCGCGCAGCGCGCTCATCATGGTCATGATCGGTCTGCCGGTGCTCCTGCTCACTGTCGGCGTGACATGGCAGGCCACCGGGGACGTCACCACCAGGGAGGGGCTGGACTGGAACATCGGGGCGGCCGACGCCCACGTCCGGGATGGGGCCTCCAACAAACCGGTGAAGCAGAGCGCCGACGGGTCTATCCGGATCGACGCGAGAGGCCGTGGCGTCCAGTACAGGAATCTGACGGAGCAGGAGGTTCTCACCCTCTTCGGGCCAGGCAGCCGGGTTGTCCCCTCGCGCCTAGCCTGGACCGGTTACCAGGGGGCGAAGGGCTACCGGGAGCACGACTTCCGGGAGATCGACCTGCGCGACCCGATCACCAAGGGCATGTACAAGCTTCTGTCCGGGCGCCTGCCGCGGGCCGCGGGGGAGGTCGCGGCGAGTCCCGGCGCGGAGCTGCGGGAGGGAAGCACCGTCACGGTGAGCGGTACGGGCGCCGCCGTCACCGTGGTCGGCGTCGTCGAGCCCCAGCGCGAGCCCGGACGTCCGGAGATCGTCGCGCTTCCGGGAACCGTGTTCGACGGGAGCAGGAAGGTCAGCACGAACTGGCTCATCGACACTCCCGCCCCCGTCTCCTGGCAACAGGTTCGCGAGATGAACCGGCACGGCGTCGCGGTCTTCTCGCGAGAGGTGGTCGATGCTCCGCCCTCGGGGAACGGCCCGGAGGACCCCGTCCCCCAAAGGGCGGTGGACGGTTCCGACATCACGACGGTGGCCCTGGGCGCCATCATCATCGGGCTGGAGGTCGTCCTCCTGGCCGGCCCGGCGTTCGCCGTCGGCATCCGGCGCCGCCGGCGCGAGCTCGCGCTGATCGCCGCGCAGGGCGGTTCGCCCCGCCACCTGCGCGGCGTCGTCCTCGCCGACGGACTCACCCTCGGGTTCGCGGCCTCCCTGCTCGGAGCTGCGGGCGGGATCGGGATCGGCGCGGCCGTCACGCCGCTCGCTCTGCACGGCCCCTTCGAGGCGCCCATCGGCCGGATCGCGATCGTCGTGCTCCTGGGGGTGGTGAGCGCCCTGCTCGCGGCGGTCGTCCCTGCGGTCCAGGCGTCGAGGACGGACGTGGCGGAGGTGCTGGCCGGTCGCCGGGGCCAGGCCAGGGAACGCCGGGGCCTGCCGGTGCTGGGCCTGGTGCTGCTGTCGGGAGCGATAGCGATCATCGTCATCGGCCCCGTCCTGTCGAGGCGGGGTATGGGCTTCGGGCTGTACCAGGTCAGCCTGCTGGCGGGCGCGGTGCTCGGGCAACTCGGGCTGGTCCTGCTGACGCCGTGGCTGGTCGGCGCCGCCGCGCGCCTGGCGACGCGGCTGCCGCTGCCGTTCCGGATGGCCGCCAGGGACGCAGCGCGCAACCGGGGCCGCACGGCCCCTGCCGTGGCCGCGGTGCTCGCCGCGACCGCGGTCTTCGCAGGCGTGGCGGTGGTGATTTCCAGTCAGAGCGCTCAGATGGGGACGAGGTATGAGCCTCAGTATCTGATGGGGAGCACGGTCGTGACCTCCAACGGGTCCAACCCGGCGATCTGGCGCGAGATCAAACGAGCCACCGCCTCCGCCCTGCCGGGAGTGTCGCTGATCGAGGCGGGAGAGCTCGCCAAGCCCGGCTTCTCGCATGTCAATATCGTGGTTCAACCCGGCTGCACGAGAGATTGCCCGACACCCTTCATGCGGTTCCGGGAGCCGCTCGTGGGCGGGGCCGACCTGGCCCGCTATTTCCTGCGCGGCCCCGACCCCGTCGCGGAGGCCGCCCTCGCGGCCGGCAAGGCGGTCGTGTTCGACCCGCGGGTGCTGCGCGACGGGATGCTCGTCTTCACGGCCGAGCTGCAGAAGCGCACCTCGCACTCAGTGCCGGCCGTCGTCCGGCGCCCTCAGGGTGAGCCGCTGGTGAGCGCGATACTGCCCGTCTCGCTGGCGGCCCAGCTTGGCCTCACCGTCGGGTACGACACTCTCATCGTCGATCCGGCCGCGCCGCGTGTGACGCCGGAGCAGGAGGCACGGCTGGACGCCGCCGTGCGGACCCTCAGCCGCTCGGCCTATGTCAGGACCGAGCGGGGTTTCCAGGACGGCAGCGCCGCGATGCTGCTCGCCCTCGCCCTCGGTGCGGCCGTCCTGGTTCTCGGAGGAACGTTCGCCGCGACCGGGCTGGCCGCGGCGGAGGGCCGCCCCGACAGGGCCACGCTGGCGGCTGTGGGGGCGACGGGCCTCGTCCAGCGTCTCCTCGTCGCGGGTCAGGCCGCGTTCGTCTCCGGTCTGGGTGTGGCGGGAGGGATGCTCATCGGGCTGGTCTTCGGCGTGGTGGGCTACCTCAGCAAGTTCTCCGGAGGTTGGGTCGAGGGAGAGTGGGTGAACAGTGGGCCGGTCGGCTTGTTCGCCTCCGAGGTCGACGTGCCATGGCTCGCGCTGGCGAGTGTGCTGGTCGGCCTGCCTCTGCTTGCGGCGCTGATGGCGGCGCTGTGCGTCCGGACGAAAGTGCTGCTCACCCGCCGCCACACCTGA
- a CDS encoding ABC transporter ATP-binding protein, translated as MSFDPVVRLADVSRVHDDGPQAVSALRGVSLDVTAGELVAVMGPSGSGKSTLLNLAGGLDLPTSGSVVIEGTPLMSLKAADLAGLRRRHVGYVFQDLNLIPSLTAAENVMLPRELDGSRAKQARREALEVLAEVGLGEVADRFPDEISGGQRQRVAIARALVGERRLLLADEPTGALDTPTGDGILQLLRARCDAGAAVLLVTHEPRYAAWADRVVFLRDGEIADSTAVPLESAR; from the coding sequence ATGAGTTTCGATCCGGTCGTACGGCTCGCGGACGTGAGCCGCGTACACGATGACGGCCCGCAGGCCGTATCGGCTCTGAGAGGGGTGAGCCTGGACGTCACCGCCGGAGAGTTGGTGGCGGTGATGGGCCCCTCGGGGTCGGGCAAGTCGACCCTGCTGAACCTGGCGGGCGGACTCGACCTGCCCACCTCCGGCTCCGTGGTCATCGAGGGCACGCCGCTGATGAGCCTGAAGGCCGCCGATCTGGCCGGACTGCGCCGCCGCCACGTCGGTTATGTTTTCCAGGATCTCAACCTGATCCCGTCTCTCACGGCGGCGGAGAACGTGATGCTCCCGCGCGAGCTGGATGGGAGCAGGGCGAAGCAGGCTCGTCGTGAGGCGCTGGAGGTCCTCGCCGAGGTCGGCCTCGGCGAGGTCGCCGACCGGTTCCCCGACGAGATCTCTGGTGGTCAGCGCCAGCGGGTCGCGATCGCCCGCGCCCTGGTCGGGGAACGGCGGCTGCTTCTGGCCGACGAGCCCACCGGCGCGCTGGACACCCCCACCGGCGACGGCATCCTCCAACTCCTGCGCGCCCGCTGCGACGCGGGAGCGGCGGTGTTGCTGGTCACTCACGAGCCCCGCTACGCCGCCTGGGCCGACCGGGTGGTCTTCCTGCGCGACGGCGAGATCGCCGACTCCACCGCAGTCCCCCTGGAGAGCGCCCGATGA
- a CDS encoding PadR family transcriptional regulator — MAIRQGLLALLSQGPRYGYQLRAEFEASTGATWPLNIGQVYTTLSRLERDGLVAPGEQDDQGRVVYTITEAGRAELERWFSTPVTQSDRPRDELVIKLALAVTASADVRPVIQAQRTTTMRTLQELTRAKRASAAGPAQRLVLDSMIFQAEAEQRWLDHCEAVLTASPQTQEKQS; from the coding sequence ATGGCGATCCGACAAGGCCTACTTGCCCTGCTGAGTCAGGGCCCCCGCTACGGCTACCAGTTACGGGCCGAGTTCGAGGCGTCCACCGGGGCGACCTGGCCGCTCAACATCGGCCAGGTCTACACGACGCTCTCCCGCCTGGAACGGGACGGCCTGGTGGCCCCCGGCGAGCAGGACGACCAGGGCCGGGTCGTCTACACGATCACCGAGGCCGGTCGGGCCGAGCTGGAGCGATGGTTCAGCACCCCCGTCACCCAGTCCGACCGGCCCCGGGACGAGCTGGTCATCAAACTCGCGCTGGCGGTCACCGCGTCCGCGGACGTGCGGCCCGTCATCCAGGCCCAGCGCACCACGACCATGCGCACGCTGCAGGAGCTGACCCGCGCCAAGCGGGCGAGCGCGGCGGGTCCCGCGCAGCGGCTGGTGCTCGACTCGATGATCTTCCAGGCCGAGGCCGAACAGCGCTGGCTCGACCACTGCGAGGCCGTGCTCACGGCCTCCCCCCAGACACAGGAGAAGCAGAGTTGA
- a CDS encoding DUF1707 and FHA domain-containing protein: MSSPPPPSRASDGDRDRAINELRDRAVEGRLSHDTFLGRVDMALRARSQGELDDLIADLPPRGRFRRAVTEIVSSASDFTKRVESAWRRPRLPRLALPGDSRIRYVVGRGSACDLVLADLTVSRVHAELRRDEDGWIVIDLGSLNGTRLNDWRLVGPAKVRPGDVLSFGDCMFLVITAQLV; the protein is encoded by the coding sequence ATGAGCTCGCCCCCTCCCCCGTCCCGCGCGTCCGATGGGGACCGCGATCGTGCGATCAACGAGCTCCGCGACCGCGCCGTGGAAGGCCGGCTCTCGCATGACACGTTCCTCGGCCGCGTCGACATGGCGCTGCGCGCCCGCAGTCAGGGCGAGCTCGACGACCTGATCGCCGACCTGCCCCCACGGGGCCGGTTCCGCCGCGCGGTGACCGAGATCGTCTCCTCGGCCTCCGACTTCACCAAACGGGTGGAGTCCGCCTGGCGGCGCCCCCGGCTGCCCCGGCTCGCGCTGCCCGGCGACAGCCGCATCCGCTACGTGGTCGGCCGCGGTTCGGCCTGTGACCTGGTCCTGGCCGACCTGACCGTGTCACGGGTGCACGCCGAACTCCGGCGCGACGAGGACGGCTGGATCGTCATCGACCTCGGCTCGCTCAACGGCACCCGGCTGAACGACTGGCGCCTGGTCGGACCGGCGAAGGTCCGTCCGGGCGACGTCCTCTCCTTCGGCGACTGCATGTTCCTGGTGATCACCGCCCAGCTGGTCTGA
- a CDS encoding MFS transporter, protein MVTSEPAPAVVTVPRGVRIGYGIGSVSTATFSTVPGLLLLFYMTNVLAVPAWLAGLVVFLPKLWDMFVNPWVGQRSDRTVSRLGARRPWMLVGAVTLPVTFALTFAGPPLTGVPAALYVAVCYFLTATAYAFYEVPYKAMAAEMTDDYHERSSLLQWKMFFVGLAILLSGAVAPVIAGTEASGYRLMGLIIGGVLLVSMLASFAGTARAPMVARVEAETSIRAQFAAARSSRPFMVLLGLSCAQMFAAGTLLAGAPYFATYVLGDPGTTTTLFVCVVGPLLVTMPAWVWLSKRYEKRGAMILGAVLFTAGTVGMAFAERFGSVYAHACVLVVGVGYAGFQLLQFSMLSDVIVYDAAVTGKRRAGVFTGLWTACETVVFALGALVLGWLLGATGFVESDPATPVAQPESAITAALYGGTLLPALLAGISVLLTMRYPLNAETLRPAGR, encoded by the coding sequence ATGGTCACATCGGAGCCCGCTCCCGCCGTCGTCACCGTGCCCCGCGGCGTCCGCATCGGCTACGGCATCGGCTCAGTCTCCACCGCGACGTTCTCCACCGTCCCGGGATTGCTGCTGTTGTTCTACATGACCAACGTGCTGGCGGTTCCCGCGTGGCTGGCCGGCCTCGTGGTCTTCCTGCCCAAGCTGTGGGACATGTTCGTCAACCCCTGGGTGGGACAGCGCTCCGACCGCACGGTCTCCCGGCTGGGCGCGCGCCGCCCCTGGATGCTCGTCGGCGCGGTCACGCTGCCCGTGACGTTCGCGCTGACGTTCGCCGGCCCGCCGCTCACCGGCGTGCCCGCCGCGCTGTACGTCGCCGTCTGCTACTTCCTCACCGCGACGGCGTACGCCTTCTACGAGGTGCCCTACAAGGCGATGGCCGCGGAGATGACCGACGACTACCACGAGCGCTCGTCGCTGCTGCAGTGGAAGATGTTCTTCGTCGGTCTGGCGATCCTGCTGTCGGGAGCCGTCGCACCGGTGATCGCCGGCACCGAGGCCTCCGGCTACCGGCTGATGGGCCTGATCATCGGGGGCGTGCTGCTGGTGTCCATGCTCGCCTCCTTCGCGGGTACGGCACGTGCCCCGATGGTCGCCAGGGTCGAGGCCGAGACGTCGATCCGGGCCCAGTTCGCGGCGGCCCGCTCCAGCCGGCCGTTCATGGTGCTGCTCGGCCTGAGCTGCGCCCAGATGTTCGCCGCGGGCACCCTGCTGGCGGGCGCGCCGTACTTCGCCACCTACGTCCTGGGCGACCCGGGCACGACCACCACACTCTTCGTGTGCGTCGTCGGTCCCCTGCTGGTCACGATGCCGGCCTGGGTCTGGCTGTCCAAGCGCTACGAGAAGCGCGGGGCGATGATCCTCGGGGCGGTGCTGTTCACCGCGGGCACGGTCGGGATGGCGTTCGCCGAGCGGTTCGGGTCGGTGTACGCGCACGCGTGCGTGCTCGTCGTCGGCGTCGGCTACGCCGGGTTCCAGCTCCTGCAGTTCTCCATGCTGTCGGATGTGATCGTCTACGACGCGGCGGTCACCGGCAAGCGCCGCGCCGGGGTGTTCACCGGCCTCTGGACGGCCTGCGAGACCGTGGTCTTCGCGCTCGGCGCGCTGGTGCTCGGCTGGCTGCTCGGCGCGACCGGATTCGTGGAGTCCGACCCCGCGACCCCGGTCGCCCAGCCCGAGTCGGCGATCACGGCCGCGCTGTACGGGGGCACACTGCTGCCCGCGCTGCTGGCGGGGATCAGCGTCCTGCTGACGATGCGCTACCCCCTGAACGCGGAGACGCTCAGACCAGCTGGGCGGTGA